The window TGAGCAAACAGGGCACGTAGGCTTCCTGTCCGGACAGATTCAGGTGCCGAAAGATTTTGACCGAATGGGAGAAAAGAAAATATTTCAATGTATTAACACAATCAAAAGCTGGAAAAAGAATCAATAATTATCCACATCCCAATTACTGCGAATAATACAGATGCAATGACCTTGATGCTTTTGACTGGCAGCCTGTGCGAAAATTTGCAGCCCAGCCACAGGGCAGGAGTGGTGACTGCAAGAATACCCAGAGTTGCCCCCATAACCACTGGAACTACACTTTCAAAATATCCGGCCAGAGTTATTACCGCAATCTGTGTTTTATCAGCCATCTCCAGAATAAAAAAGGCCAGAGCTGAAGAAAAAAATATGCCTCGGGCAGAGCTTTTAATTTCTACATTTTCATCTTCAGGCACAAGAACCCAGACAGCCATGATCAGAAAAACCGAGCCCACCAACATAGCCTGCCAGCTTGCCGGGATAATGCTGAAAAGCCACACTCCCAGGATAGCCGACAAAAGCTGATTAACAAACAAGCCTGCACTCATGCCCCAGAAAACTGGCCATGGACGTCTATATTGAATTCCTAAAAGGATAGCGAGAAAGAGAGAGCGATCGCCTATTTCAGCAATGCCCACAGTAAGGGTGGAAATGAGAAAAGCATTCATAGTGTGGATTAGCCGGGCGCTTGATTCAGACTATGACATTATCCTGCTGCGCCCGGTTAAAGGTTCAGCCTCTGACAATAAAGGCTGGCAGAATAGATGTCACAGGTCTCGTCAAGCCTTGAGCCGAGTACGCCACGACCTTTTTGCGGTCGATTGTGTTGACGTATTCCTTTACTCGCATATGAGCAAAGCGACTACTCCCCCATGAACTTTTTTACTTAAATATTAAGAGTGCAAAAGTCAATTATTTCTAATCATGACCACCCGGTCATCGGATGACATCTCATCAATGATACGGCTTAGAACGTCATCAGGAATGCCCAGAAGAATATTTGTCTGATATAGTGATTGGCCTTTGTCAAGTTTTTTTGAATTGAAAGCACCTCCCCCGTGGGGCCAGGAGTGCCTGCCTCATGCTGATCTTAATCTTGTTTTTTTATGACAGGGTTTCAAGAGTAAGGCACTAATGCGGGCTGTGCTCACAACTTTTTTTACGAATGTCGAGAAGCAGCCACAGCCTTTTTTTCGAGCATGAGAAGAGTTTTCTTTAAATCAAGGCCGGAAGAAAAACCACCCAGCCCCCCCTGAGAGGACAGCACTCTGTGACAGGGCACAATCAATGGCCAGGGATTTGTTGACATTACCCTGCCAACTGCCCTGGCAGCTGAAGGATGGTCAGCCATGGCTGCAAGCCTTCCATAAGTGGTGTGCTGCCCAAACAGGACATTGTCCAGCAAAGTTGACAGCACCTTGCGTCCAAAATCTGTAACCTGAATCCAGTCCAGCGGCGGAGCCGTCCAGGTTACTGTCTCATATAAACCATATTTTTCAACAGCTCGGGCAATATGCCGCGAGTATGGCCTGAGTATTGAATTACATGCATTGTTCAGGGGTGGACCAAGCTCAGTTTTATGTATATGATCTTTACTCCACACCACAGTCAGGGAGAACCAGGAATTGGAAAATGTTTCCCTGATCAGATCTTTATTACAAAAGTGCTGCATATGTGTTGTGATTCCATGTTTGAAATTTAGTAACTTACTCTTGAAACCCTGTCATAAAAAACAAAAAAAATTGAACCGCAAAGGCGCCCCGGTTGAATGCCCTTCGAGCTTGCTCTTCGAGCAATTCAACTGGGCAGGCAAAGGACTCAAAGTTAAAGATAATAAAGAAGATATCTTTTTGAAAACCGGGCATCGGTTTTCAAAAAGGCTGCCTTTTCATTTGCCGCCTGCCTTGTTAAACAGACGAAGTCACCGTCGCAGGCGGGGTTAACTGGGGTCCCCCGCAAATGAAAAAACTTCTTTCTTCCTTTGCGCCCTTTGCGTCTTGAGTGAGTCTTCGAACGGGCGGTTAAAACATCTTTTTTGGGTTGTGGGCACAGCCCGCATTAGATATTATTTTATCTGCAACAATATCAGATGGAGTTTACAGATGTCAAAGAAAGTATTGATCATAGGTGCTGTGGCCCTGGGTCCCAAGGCCGCCTGCAGATTTAAAAGGCTTGAACCTGATTCCTCGGTCATCATGATCGATGAGTCCGAAATTATATCTTACGGAGGGTGCGGAATACCCTATTATATTTCCGGAGATGTAAGCGATGCCAGAGAACTTCAGTCCACCACTTTTCATATGGTGCGTGACCCGAAGTTTTTTCAGGAAGCCAAAGGGGTAGAGGTATTGACCAGGACCAGGGCATTACAGATTGATCGTGCTGCCAGGAAGGTCCTTGTGCAGAATGTGGACACAGGAGAAAAGAAAACCCTGGATTATGACAAGTTAGTGCTGGCCACCGGCAGCAGACCCCGAAAGATTCCCCTGCCCGGCAGCCAACTGGAAAACGTCTTTACTGTATCAGGATTAGAGGAAGCAGTTCGCATCAAAGAAACCATCACCAAGGGTGCAGTGGGTAAGGCTGTTGTTGTTGGAGCCGGTTTTATCGGCCTGGAAATGGCTGAAGCACTGACAGATCTCTGGGGAATTGAGACTACTGTGATAGAGATAGCGCCTCAGTTACTTCCCGGTTTTGTAAGTCAAGACATGGCTGCCATGGTGGAACAGGTCATGCATGACAACGACATAACCTGCCTGACCGAAGAAAAAGTTGTTGAAATCACCGGCAACGGTCGTGTCGAAACAGTTACCACTGATAAAAGGAAAATCCAGGCCGACCTGGTTATCATGGCTGTGGGGGTTCAGCCCAATTCAGAACTGGCCCTTGAGGCTGGACTGCAAGTTTCAGATACAGGCGCCATCGTGGTAGACAAATACCTGCGAACTTCTGATCCTCATATTTACGCTGGTGGAGATTGTGTCGAGATAGAGAACTTAGTGACCGGCAAGCCCGGTTATTTTCCTCTCGGATCCATGGCCAATCGACAGGGCAGGGTTATTGGAACCAATCTGGCAGGCGGCACAGACACTTTTCCCGGTGCTGTTGGTTCTTTTGTAATTAAGATCTTTGATCATGGTGTATCCGGCACAGGACTTAGCTTTGAATCGGCTTCCAAACATGGTTTTGATGCCATACGGGCATTTGTGGTCCAGTTTGACAAGTCTCATTTTTATCCAGAAAAAGATCTGATTATATTAGAGCTCTGCGTAGAGAAAAATACCGGCAGGGTTCTGGGCCTGCAAGGGTTAAGTACTAACGGAGACAGTCTCAAGGGTAGAATTGATGCAGTGGGAGTAATTTTACCTCAAAAGCCCACAACTAAGGATATCAGCAATCTGGAACTGGCATATTCCCCACCTTTCAATTCAGCCATGGATGCACTGAACAATCTGGGTCATACAGCTGAAAATATTATGCTGGGCAGGAATGTCGGCATTGGTCCGGCTGAGTTTGCAAGGCTTTGG of the Desulfonatronovibrio magnus genome contains:
- a CDS encoding TMEM165/GDT1 family protein; translated protein: MNAFLISTLTVGIAEIGDRSLFLAILLGIQYRRPWPVFWGMSAGLFVNQLLSAILGVWLFSIIPASWQAMLVGSVFLIMAVWVLVPEDENVEIKSSARGIFFSSALAFFILEMADKTQIAVITLAGYFESVVPVVMGATLGILAVTTPALWLGCKFSHRLPVKSIKVIASVLFAVIGMWIIIDSFSSF
- a CDS encoding methylated-DNA--[protein]-cysteine S-methyltransferase yields the protein MQHFCNKDLIRETFSNSWFSLTVVWSKDHIHKTELGPPLNNACNSILRPYSRHIARAVEKYGLYETVTWTAPPLDWIQVTDFGRKVLSTLLDNVLFGQHTTYGRLAAMADHPSAARAVGRVMSTNPWPLIVPCHRVLSSQGGLGGFSSGLDLKKTLLMLEKKAVAASRHS
- a CDS encoding FAD-dependent oxidoreductase, which translates into the protein MSKKVLIIGAVALGPKAACRFKRLEPDSSVIMIDESEIISYGGCGIPYYISGDVSDARELQSTTFHMVRDPKFFQEAKGVEVLTRTRALQIDRAARKVLVQNVDTGEKKTLDYDKLVLATGSRPRKIPLPGSQLENVFTVSGLEEAVRIKETITKGAVGKAVVVGAGFIGLEMAEALTDLWGIETTVIEIAPQLLPGFVSQDMAAMVEQVMHDNDITCLTEEKVVEITGNGRVETVTTDKRKIQADLVIMAVGVQPNSELALEAGLQVSDTGAIVVDKYLRTSDPHIYAGGDCVEIENLVTGKPGYFPLGSMANRQGRVIGTNLAGGTDTFPGAVGSFVIKIFDHGVSGTGLSFESASKHGFDAIRAFVVQFDKSHFYPEKDLIILELCVEKNTGRVLGLQGLSTNGDSLKGRIDAVGVILPQKPTTKDISNLELAYSPPFNSAMDALNNLGHTAENIMLGRNVGIGPAEFARLWENRDKKDVLFLDCRDVENALEFLEKYPEKWRNIANESLEANLAKVPEAETIVLVCNTGGRSYESQLKLRKHGKDNTLNVYGGMKLLKKWGIDI